A single region of the Megalobrama amblycephala isolate DHTTF-2021 unplaced genomic scaffold, ASM1881202v1 scaffold415, whole genome shotgun sequence genome encodes:
- the LOC125261448 gene encoding gastrula zinc finger protein XlCGF8.2DB-like, which yields MKEESEELSEVEKEHHVKPGEKPLSHSKTKNTFLMKRDKKSFTCTQCGKSFSTKQHLKEHMKVHSGEKPHTCDQCGNSYSQSSRLKAHMRIHTGERPFTCDQCGKSFTSKQSLDIHSAVHTGENPFACNECGKTFLSASALKRHLRVHTKEKPHSCSVCGKSFLQLCSLQEHEKTHTGVREYMCFECEKTFITARCLIQHQRIHTGEKPYTCQQCGKSFPVKGNLKVHMRIHTGEKPYICSLCGNGFAQELSLREHMNIHTGEKPFTCDQCGKSFRHKLTLYNHMKIHTEEPLICDKCGKFPI from the coding sequence atgaaggaggagagtgaagaactgagtgaagtggagaaGGAACATCAtgtcaaacctggagaaaaacctttgagtcacTCAAAGAcgaaaaatacatttctaatgaAAAGAGACAAGAAATCtttcacctgcactcagtgtggaaagagtttctcaaccaaACAACATCTTAAAGAACACATGAAAGTTCACAGtggagagaagccacacacatgtgatcaatgtgggaacaGCTACAGTCAATCATCACGCCTTAAAgcacacatgaggatccacacaggagagagaccattcacatgtgatcaatgtgggaagagtttcacatcAAAACAAAGTCTTGACATTCACAGTgcagttcatactggagagaatccGTTCGCATGTAATGAATGCGGCAAAACGTTTCTCTCGGCATCAGCCCTGAAGAGACACCTGAgagttcatacaaaggagaagccacattcatgttctgtgtgtggaaagagttttttaCAGCTGTGTAGTTTACAAGAAcatgagaaaacacacactggtgtgagagagtacatgtgctttgagtgtgagaagacttttattaCAGCAAGATGTTTAATacagcaccagagaattcacactggagaaaagccttatacctgccaacaatgtggaaagagtttccctgtaaaaggaaaccttaaagtccacatgagaattcacactggagaaaagccttacatcTGCAGTCTGTGTGGGAATGGCTTTGCACAGGAACTAAGCCTTAGGGaacacatgaatattcacactggagagaagccttttacatgtgatcagtgtggaaagagtttcagacataAATTGACCCTCTATAACCACATGAAAATTCATACCGAAGAGCCACTTATTTGTGATAAATGTGGTAAGTTTCCAATTTAA